From a single Nothobranchius furzeri strain GRZ-AD chromosome 9, NfurGRZ-RIMD1, whole genome shotgun sequence genomic region:
- the eif3m gene encoding eukaryotic translation initiation factor 3 subunit M: MSVPAFIDITEEDQASELRAYIKAKGADISEENSEGGLHVDLAQIIEACDVCLKDDDKDVESAMNSIVSLLLILETEKQEALIESLCEKLVKFREGERPSLRLQLLSNLFHGMDENTPVRYTVFCSLIKVAAACNAISFIPTDLDQVRKWIIDWSLNTEKKHTLLRLVYEALVDCKKSEPAAKVMVELLGSYTEDNASQARVDAHRCIVRALKDPNTFLFDHLLTLKPVRFLEGELIHDLLTIFVSAKLAAYVKFYQNNKDFIDSLGLSHEQNMAKMRLLTFMGMAVEFKEISFDTIQQELQIGAEDVEAFVIDAVRTKMVYCKIDQTQKKVVVSHSTHRTFGKQQWQQLYDSLSSWKANLATVKTSLQTLSPSA, from the exons ATGAGCGTTCCGGCATTCATTGATATAACCGAAGAAGACCAG GCTTCAGAGCTGAGGGCCTATATCAAGGCCAAAGGAGCTGATATTTCAGAGGAGAACTCTGAAGGTGGACTTCACGTTGATCTTGCTCAGATCATcgaggcgtgtgacgtctgcctcAAAGATGATGATAAAG ATGTTGAGAGCGCAATGAACAGCATCGTGTCTTTGCTGTTGATACTGGAGACAGAGAAACAGGAGGCTCTCATCGAGAGTCTGTGTGAGAAACTGGTAAAGTTCCGTGAAGGAGAAAGGCCCTCCCTCAGGTTGCAGCT GCTGAGCAACCTGTTCCACGGCATGGACGAGAACACTCCAGTGAGGTACACCGTCTTCTGCAGCCTCATCAAAGTGGCCGCCGCCTGTAATGCCATTTCCTTCATACCCACTGACCTGGATCAG GTGCGTAAGTGGATCATTGACTGGAGCCTGAACACCGAGAAGAAGCACACACTTTTGAGGCTGGTCTATGAAGCACTGGTTGACTGCAAAAAGAG CGAACCTGCAGCAAAAGTCATGGTCGAGTTGTTGGGAAGTTACACAGAAGACAACGCTTCACAAGCACGTGTTGATGCTCACAG GTGCATCGTCCGTGCTCTCAAAGACCCCAACACCTTCCTGTTTGACCACCTGCTCACCCTGAAACCGGTTCGCTTTTTGGAAGGAGAACTCATCCACGAC CTGTTGACCATCTTTGTCAGCGCAAAACTAGCAGCCTACGTGAAGTTCTACCAGAACAACAAAGACTTCATCGATTCTCTCG gcctctctcatgAGCAGAACATGGCCAAGATGCGTCTGCTGACGTTCATGGGCATGGCGGTGGAGTTCAAGGAGATCTCCTTCGACACCATACAGCAGGAGCTGCAGATCGGAGCTGAAGATGTTGAGGCCTTCGTCATCGATG CTGTTCGGACCAAAATGGTGTACTGCAAAATCGACCAGACGCAGAAAAAGGTGGTCGTGAG CCACAGCACACACCGCACCTTTGGCAAGCAGCAGTGGCAGCAGCTGTACGACAGCCTCAGCTCGTGGAAAGCTAACCTTGCTACAGTGAAGACCAGCCTGCAAACACTGTCACCTTCTGCCTGA
- the wt1b gene encoding Wilms tumor protein homolog (The RefSeq protein has 1 substitution compared to this genomic sequence), giving the protein MSVGSDVHDLTLLPPAPPVPALPGAAGGCGMSVGGGQWTQLLDLHPSSPYSSLNPHHSLIKQEPGWGAADPTEDPHCGLGAFTVHISGQFTGSGPCRVGAFGETAPTQTRMFPSGSYLSGCVDSPPASRIQGYGAVGLDSNPSYGHTPSHHHPQLSSLSFKHDDMLSPPNNIVDQQYSTPNTMFGCHNPSESCPSNQALLLRNYNSDNLYQMASQLECVTWNQMNSLTSSMKSHHTSFDSEPTVPAPPMLVSAQYHIHTHGVFRGLQDVRCVPNITPPAVPKSTEGSDKRPFVCTHPGCNKKYFKLSHLQMHGRKHTGEKPYQCDYSECGRSFSRSDQLKRHQRRHTGVKPFECATCQRRFSRSDHLKTHTRTHTGKTSEKPFICRWPSCQKKFARSDELVRHHSMHQRNLTKLQSAI; this is encoded by the exons ATGTCTGTGGGGTCAGATGTTCACGACCTGACCCTTCTCCCTCCAGCTCCCCCCGTGCCGGCTTTACCAGGAGCTGCTGGTGGCTGTGGGATGTCTGTTGGTGGAGGTCAGTGGACCCAACTGCTGGACCTCCATCCCAGCTCACCCTACAGCTCCCTGAACCCCCACCACTCTCTCATAAAGCAGGAGCCAGGCTGGGGGGCCGCCGACCCAACGGAGGACCCTCACTGCGGACTGGGAGCGTTCACTGTCCACATCTCCGGTCAGTTTACGGGCTCGGGGCCCTGTCGGGTCGGTGCCTTTGGGGAGACGGCACCTACTCAGACCAGGATGTTTCCCAGCGGATCCTACCTGTCCGGCTGTGTGGACAGCCCGCCTGCATCCAGGATCCAGG GTTATGGAGCTGTGGGTTTGGACAGCAACCCCAGCTATGGTCATACGCCGTCTCACCACCACCCCCAGCTCTCCAGCCTGTCCTTCAAGCACGATGACATGCTGTCACCGCCAAACAACATAG TGGATCAGCAGTATTCCACTCCAAATACCATGTTTGGTTGTCACAATCCATCAGAATCCTGTCCAAGCAACCAAGCTCTGCTGTTAAGAAACTACAACAG TGACAACTTGTACCAAATGGCCTCTCAGCTGGAGTGTGTCACCTGGAACCAAATGAACAGCCTGACATCATCCATGAAGAG CCATCCCACCAGCTTCGACAGCGAGCCCACCGTCCCGGCCCCACCCATGCTCGTCAGCGCCCagtaccacatacacacacatggtgTTTTCAGAGGACTCCAG GATGTCCGATGTGTACCTAATATTACTCCTCCTGCAGTTCCAAAGTCCACAGAAGGCAGTGACAAACGCCCTTTTGTGTGTACTCATCCTGGCTGCAACAAGAAATACTTCAAACTGTCACACCTGCAGATGCATGGCCGGAAGCACACGG GAGAGAAACCGTACCAGTGTGATTATTCCGAATGTGGCCGGAGCTTTTCTCGTTCAGACCAGTTAAAGCGACATCAGCGCAGACACACAG GAGTGAAGCCCTTTGAGTGTGCAACGTGTCAGAGAAGGTTCTCACGGTCAGATCATCTTAAGACGCACACTCGGACTCATACAGGTAAAACAA GTGAGAAGCCCTTTATTTGCCGCTGGCCCAGCTGTCAGAAGAAGTTTGCCCGCTCCGACGAGCTGGTGCGCCACCACAGCATGCACCAGAGGAACCTGACCAAGCTGCAGTCGGCCATCTGA